The nucleotide sequence CGGGCACGTCGACGAAATCGGCGACGTAGTCATTCTCCCGCCGCTCGAACGGCCCCGGATCTTCGGATTCGCCTACAACTACGCCTCGCACGTGGACGAGACCGACCGTGAGCTTCCGGAAGTTCCTGTGTGTTTTATGAAGCCGAGCACCGCGGTGGTAGGTCCGGATGATGCCATCGTCTATCCGGCGGATGGTGAACTGGTCCATTTCGAAGGCGAGTTGGTCGTCGTCATCGGAAAGGAAGCCCGCCATGTGAAGCCTGCCGATGCCCACGAGTACATCCTCGGTTATACGTGCGGCAATGACGTCAGCGACCGCGTCATCCAACGCAGGGAAAGCGCGTACGGCACGCTTCTCATCGGCAAGGGGCAGGACACCTTCGCTCCCCTCGGGCCGGTGATCGAGACCGAACTCGACCCCTCGGCGCTGTCGCTGACGACCCGTGTGAACGGTGCCGTCATGCAGTCGGCGAGCACGGCGGACCTGCTGCTCGGCGTTCCCGACATCGTCAGCTACCTCAGCCGCCATCTGACGCTGCTGCCCGGAGACGCGATCATGACCGGCACGCCGTCAGGTGTCGGGCCGATCCGTCCGGGAGACGTGGTCGAGGTGGAGATCGAGGGCATCGGCGTTCTGCGTAACCCGGTGGTGGCCGAGAGTCCCTGACCCCGCGCGCCCATCGGGCGACCGCGTACAGGGGCCTGCCCACCGCTCGGCGGTGGGCAGGCCCCTGTGGAATGTCCGGGGGGTGTCCCCGCGCCCCCGTGAGGGGCGCGGGGCTGTGACATGTGCGGCCGGGCCGCGTGGGCGCGGCCGGCCCCCACCGGCCAGCAGGCCTAGCGGAGTGCTTGGCGGGCCGCGTTGTTGAACTGTGAGGTGCGGACGAAGGCCAGGGCGGCGACGCCCACCAGCGGCAGGACCGTGACCTGCACCAGCCCGGCCCGGGTCCAGCCGAAGGAGTCCACCAGGGCGGCGAAGAGCAGTCCTGAGAACGCCGCCGGTCCGTAGTAGCTGGTGACGAAGAGGCCGGAGGCGCGTCCGATCTGCCCGGGGCGGACGGCACGCTGTATCGCGCTGTTGGTGTTGGGGTAGATGAAGCCCAGCCCGAAGGCGCCCATGAGGAAGGCGAACAGGCACTGCACGCCTATGGCGGCCTGCGTCGTGTAGATGCACACGCTGATGGCCGAGACGGCCAGCAGGCTCAGGATCAGCAGGTTGCGCTGGTTGAAGCGGTCGCCGAGCCAGCCGCCGAACACGGCCGTCATGCCGCCGAAGCCGAGGAAACTCATGGCCAGTGCGGCCTGCCCGGCGGTGTAGTGCAGCGAGGTGATGAGGAACGTCGGGTAGAGGCCGAGGAACCCGTAGAGGGCCACGCCGCTGACGACCGAGTGCACGGCGAGTGCGACGGTGTTGCGGTTGTAGGCGGAGGCCGGCATGTACTCGTAGGTCCTGGTCGAGGCGACCTTCTCGGCGGTGTGCTCGGTCAGGCCGGCCTTCACGAGGAACAGGGAGGCGACGGCGATCAGCAGCCCCGCCGCGCCGAACAGGTAGAAGGGCGAGTGCCAGGTGCCGTGCGTGCTCATGAGCTGGACGCCGATCAGCGGGGCCATGAACACGCCGACCGAGTAGCCCACGCCGATGATGCCGAAGGCGAGGCCGCGCCGGTGGGCGAAGAAGGCGCCGATCGCCGCGAAGATGGCGGCGGACTGCATGCCCTCACCGAAGCCCGAGACGACCCGGTACAGGGTCATGTCGGCGAAACCGGTCGCCAGTGGCGTGGCCATCGTGCCCAGGGAGTAGATCACGATGCTGGCCACCAGCACGGTCTTGCGGCGGAAGCGGTCCAGGAGGTAGCCCGCGGGAAGGCCGGCCAGGGCCATGCCGAGGGTGAAGTTCGTCGCCAGCAGCCCGCCCTGCTCCAGGGAGAACCCGTACTCCTCACGGATGTTGGGCAGCAGGGGAGGGAAGACCTGACGGTCCATGGCGTTGACCATGTAGGAGAGGACGATCACCAGGAAGCCCAGGCCGATCATGGGGCGGGAAAGGGAGGGCCGGTTGCCTTCCTGTGTTTCACCGGCGGGCACCGCACTGGTGTCGACTTGCGCTGCGTGAGTCATAGCGGCTCCTGAGGAGGAATGGGCCACGGCGGACCGCGGCGGTTCCACCGCCGTACGGGGCCGTACGGGCGATGAAGAGAAGCGGTGAGCTGAACACGGACTCGAGCCGACGACGGCGATGTGGTCGTCGACTGGGGGAATGAGGGCGACGGCCTGCCGCGCGGTCGGACACCGCATGCGGAATTCAGCCGTATATCGCCCGTCGGGACGTCCGTGGCTATGGCGTCTTCGACAGCCGGACTTCGTGTGGACACTTGTCGGTCACACGGTCGGCGCTGGCTGAAACCATGAAGGGAACCAGCGGGCGCGTCAAGATGTGCACACGGTTTTCTTGGGCGCCTCATGTTTTCCCCTGGCGGGCAGGGCGCCCTCGCTCTGAAATGGGCCCA is from Streptomyces sp. NBC_01314 and encodes:
- a CDS encoding MFS transporter, coding for MTHAAQVDTSAVPAGETQEGNRPSLSRPMIGLGFLVIVLSYMVNAMDRQVFPPLLPNIREEYGFSLEQGGLLATNFTLGMALAGLPAGYLLDRFRRKTVLVASIVIYSLGTMATPLATGFADMTLYRVVSGFGEGMQSAAIFAAIGAFFAHRRGLAFGIIGVGYSVGVFMAPLIGVQLMSTHGTWHSPFYLFGAAGLLIAVASLFLVKAGLTEHTAEKVASTRTYEYMPASAYNRNTVALAVHSVVSGVALYGFLGLYPTFLITSLHYTAGQAALAMSFLGFGGMTAVFGGWLGDRFNQRNLLILSLLAVSAISVCIYTTQAAIGVQCLFAFLMGAFGLGFIYPNTNSAIQRAVRPGQIGRASGLFVTSYYGPAAFSGLLFAALVDSFGWTRAGLVQVTVLPLVGVAALAFVRTSQFNNAARQALR
- a CDS encoding fumarylacetoacetate hydrolase family protein encodes the protein MGHAAVFGCLVAEVSVRIIRYAVGGVCHYGELVSGDAGIARFEGDPFIGLFPAGHVDEIGDVVILPPLERPRIFGFAYNYASHVDETDRELPEVPVCFMKPSTAVVGPDDAIVYPADGELVHFEGELVVVIGKEARHVKPADAHEYILGYTCGNDVSDRVIQRRESAYGTLLIGKGQDTFAPLGPVIETELDPSALSLTTRVNGAVMQSASTADLLLGVPDIVSYLSRHLTLLPGDAIMTGTPSGVGPIRPGDVVEVEIEGIGVLRNPVVAESP